The following coding sequences lie in one Kribbella sp. NBC_00709 genomic window:
- a CDS encoding ABC1 kinase family protein has protein sequence MSDLPRKALSRTAKLASLPLGVAGRATVGLGKRIGGAPAEAVYAEFQRRTADQLFAVLGELKGGAMKFGQMLSLMESAMPEELAAPYRATLTKLQDSAPPMPASTVHTILSRELGKRWRDRFEEFDDKPAAAASIGQVHRGRLKDGREVAVKLQYPGAAEALRSDLRQLGRFARTIGAIVPGLEVKPLVAELQERIGEELDYDREAQAQQQYADAFKDHPEFVVPRVIKHSPTVIVSEWIEGRPLSSYITEGTQEERDAIGLKYVRFMFSGPKYAGLLHSDPHPGNFRVMADGRLGVVDFGLCARLPDGLPPAIGRLLRISLKGDGEAVRDGLKAEGFIKPRMEIDPEQLMDYLAPFAEPARDETFQFSRAWMRTQANRTGDFRSPNASLALRLNMPPSYLLIHRVWIGGMAVLSQLEAEAPFRSVLEELLPGFTDG, from the coding sequence GTGTCGGACCTTCCTCGCAAGGCGCTGAGCCGGACCGCGAAACTTGCCAGCCTGCCGCTCGGTGTCGCCGGGCGGGCGACGGTCGGCCTGGGCAAGCGCATCGGCGGTGCGCCGGCCGAGGCCGTGTACGCCGAGTTCCAGCGCCGGACGGCCGATCAGTTGTTCGCCGTCCTGGGTGAGCTCAAGGGCGGCGCGATGAAGTTCGGGCAGATGCTGAGCCTGATGGAGTCCGCGATGCCCGAGGAGCTCGCGGCGCCGTACCGGGCCACCCTGACCAAGTTGCAGGACTCCGCTCCGCCGATGCCGGCCTCGACCGTGCACACGATCTTGTCGCGCGAGCTCGGCAAGCGCTGGCGGGACCGGTTCGAGGAGTTCGACGACAAGCCCGCGGCGGCCGCGTCGATCGGCCAGGTGCACCGCGGCCGGCTCAAGGACGGCCGCGAGGTCGCGGTCAAACTGCAGTACCCGGGCGCCGCCGAGGCGCTCCGCTCGGACCTCCGCCAGCTGGGCCGGTTCGCCCGGACCATCGGCGCGATCGTCCCCGGTCTCGAGGTGAAGCCGCTCGTCGCCGAGCTCCAGGAGCGGATCGGCGAGGAGCTCGACTACGACCGCGAGGCGCAGGCCCAGCAGCAGTACGCCGACGCCTTCAAGGACCACCCGGAGTTCGTCGTACCGCGGGTCATCAAGCACTCCCCCACGGTCATCGTGTCCGAGTGGATCGAGGGCCGCCCGCTGTCGTCGTACATCACCGAGGGCACACAAGAGGAGCGGGACGCGATCGGGCTGAAGTACGTCCGGTTCATGTTCAGCGGCCCGAAGTACGCCGGTCTGCTGCACTCGGACCCGCATCCGGGGAACTTCCGGGTGATGGCCGACGGCCGGCTGGGCGTGGTCGACTTCGGCCTGTGCGCACGGCTCCCGGACGGCCTGCCGCCGGCGATCGGCCGGCTGCTCCGGATCTCGCTCAAGGGCGACGGCGAGGCGGTTCGGGACGGTCTCAAGGCCGAAGGCTTCATCAAGCCGCGGATGGAGATCGACCCGGAGCAGCTGATGGACTACCTGGCGCCGTTCGCGGAGCCGGCCCGGGACGAGACCTTCCAGTTCAGCCGGGCCTGGATGCGCACGCAGGCGAACCGGACCGGCGACTTCCGGTCGCCCAACGCGTCGCTCGCACTCCGCCTCAACATGCCACCGTCGTACCTGCTGATCCACCGGGTCTGGATCGGCGGCATGGCAGTCCTCTCACAGCTCGAGGCCGAAGCCCCGTTCCGCTCGGTGCTGGAGGAGCTCCTGCCCGGCTTCACCGACGGCTGA
- a CDS encoding MFS transporter, translating to MTIEADMVTTTRRQWIALGVLCLATLLVSLDLFVMLLAVPAVTEALGATSSQQLWILDVYGFMVAGLMITMGNLGDRLGRRRLLLIAAALFGVASIVAAYSVSPGMLIGARAALGIAGAAIAPCTLSLISTLFPDERQRATALGVWAGCFTVGAVVGPIVGGILLNHFWWGSAFLIGVPAMVVLLVVGPFLLPEYRNERAGRIDVPSVLLSLAAILPAIHGLKHLAAHGAGVQSVGALVIGGVFGWIFVRRQRRLDDPLVDVQLFTRRTFSVTLGSMLAFSMLSGGVMVFVAQYFQLVQGMTPLAAGLALVPGMLTTTVAFQVAPRLARRIRPSVLIPAGIAFTVAGMIMMSLATSTTLLVVAFAIQCVGPAPLVTLGTNLVIGSVPPEKAGSAGALTQPSNEFGYSLGIAVLGSVVTAVYRSQMDGRGGNSLGEAITQGASGDLLDQAREAFTSGLHLAAGITAVALAAVAVLLAVTLRAVPALSRR from the coding sequence ATGACCATCGAGGCCGACATGGTGACGACCACCAGACGACAGTGGATCGCGCTGGGCGTCCTGTGCCTCGCCACGCTGCTGGTGTCGCTGGACCTGTTCGTGATGCTGCTGGCAGTGCCTGCGGTGACTGAAGCACTCGGTGCCACCAGCAGTCAGCAGCTGTGGATCCTGGACGTCTACGGGTTCATGGTGGCCGGCCTGATGATCACGATGGGCAACCTCGGTGACCGGCTCGGCCGCCGTCGGCTGCTGCTGATCGCGGCTGCTCTGTTCGGGGTCGCCTCGATCGTGGCGGCGTACTCGGTGAGCCCTGGCATGCTGATCGGGGCTCGCGCAGCGCTCGGCATCGCCGGTGCGGCCATCGCGCCGTGCACGCTGTCGCTGATCTCCACGTTGTTCCCGGACGAGCGGCAGCGGGCCACCGCGCTGGGCGTCTGGGCGGGCTGCTTCACGGTCGGCGCGGTCGTCGGTCCGATCGTCGGCGGCATCCTGCTGAACCACTTCTGGTGGGGCTCGGCGTTCCTGATCGGCGTACCGGCGATGGTCGTGCTGCTCGTGGTGGGGCCGTTCCTGCTGCCGGAGTACCGGAACGAGCGGGCCGGGCGGATCGACGTACCGAGTGTGCTGCTGTCGCTGGCCGCGATCCTGCCGGCGATCCACGGGCTGAAGCACCTGGCCGCGCACGGTGCCGGCGTACAGTCCGTCGGCGCGCTGGTGATCGGTGGAGTGTTCGGCTGGATCTTCGTACGGCGGCAGCGTCGCCTGGACGACCCGCTCGTCGACGTACAGCTGTTCACGCGGCGGACGTTCAGCGTGACCCTCGGCAGCATGCTGGCGTTCTCGATGCTGTCCGGCGGCGTGATGGTGTTCGTCGCGCAGTACTTCCAGCTGGTCCAGGGGATGACCCCGCTGGCCGCCGGTCTCGCCCTGGTCCCGGGGATGCTGACGACGACCGTCGCCTTCCAGGTGGCGCCCCGGCTGGCCCGGCGGATCCGGCCGAGCGTGCTGATTCCGGCCGGGATCGCGTTCACGGTCGCCGGGATGATCATGATGTCGCTCGCCACGTCCACGACGCTGCTGGTGGTCGCCTTCGCCATCCAGTGCGTCGGCCCGGCGCCGCTCGTCACGCTGGGGACGAACCTGGTGATCGGCTCGGTCCCGCCGGAGAAGGCCGGTTCGGCGGGTGCGCTGACGCAGCCCAGCAACGAGTTCGGCTACTCGCTGGGCATCGCGGTCCTCGGCAGTGTGGTGACTGCGGTGTACCGCAGCCAGATGGATGGTCGCGGCGGCAACTCGCTGGGCGAGGCGATCACCCAGGGTGCCTCCGGTGACCTCCTGGATCAGGCGCGTGAGGCCTTCACCAGCGGTCTCCACCTCGCCGCGGGTATCACTGCCGTGGCGCTGGCGGCCGTCGCGGTCCTGCTGGCCGTGACGCTGCGCGCGGTCCCGGCCCTCAGCCGTCGGTGA
- a CDS encoding DUF899 domain-containing protein gives MTNFGNLPEVVPAEEWLAARLELLRLEKEVTRARDRLNAERRRLPMVRMDKPYVFAGPDGEVGLLDLFDGRDQLVVHHFMFGPDWDEGCPSCSSAADEIGNLRQLHVRNTSLVAVSLAPYPKIAAFRERLGWTFPWYSSYGSDFNYDFHATLDDRVAPVLLHFRSQEQLANEKGTPWSGGPWTDEMNGEELPGISTFLRVDDEVFHTYSTFGRGIEDFHNCYRYLDLTVLGRQEVWEEPKGRAEQLGLHVGGPAMRVPDQY, from the coding sequence ATGACCAACTTCGGAAACCTGCCCGAGGTCGTGCCGGCGGAGGAGTGGCTGGCGGCCCGTCTGGAGCTCCTCCGGCTGGAGAAGGAGGTCACACGAGCGCGCGACCGCCTGAACGCCGAACGGCGACGGCTGCCGATGGTGCGGATGGACAAGCCGTACGTGTTCGCGGGACCGGACGGTGAGGTCGGGCTGCTCGACCTGTTCGACGGGCGGGACCAGCTGGTCGTCCACCACTTCATGTTCGGCCCGGACTGGGACGAGGGGTGCCCGAGCTGCTCGTCCGCCGCCGACGAGATCGGCAACCTCCGCCAGCTGCACGTGCGCAACACGTCGCTCGTCGCCGTGTCGCTGGCGCCGTACCCGAAGATCGCGGCGTTCAGGGAGCGGCTGGGCTGGACGTTCCCGTGGTACTCGTCGTACGGGAGCGACTTCAACTACGACTTCCACGCCACGCTGGACGACCGGGTCGCGCCGGTGCTGCTGCACTTCCGCTCGCAGGAGCAGCTGGCGAACGAGAAGGGTACGCCGTGGTCAGGCGGGCCCTGGACCGACGAGATGAACGGCGAGGAGCTGCCGGGGATCAGCACGTTCCTTCGGGTCGACGACGAGGTGTTCCACACGTACTCGACCTTCGGCCGCGGCATCGAGGACTTCCACAACTGCTACCGCTACCTCGATCTGACCGTCCTCGGCCGGCAGGAGGTGTGGGAGGAGCCGAAGGGGCGCGCCGAGCAGCTCGGCCTGCACGTCGGCGGACCCGCGATGCGGGTCCCCGATCAGTACTGA
- a CDS encoding NUDIX hydrolase, translated as MRWVIHGEAEVWGNRWLSVRRLDVEQPDGERFDYHAVRLKDIAAAVVIRDEHVLLMWRHRFLTDTWAWELPMGIIEAGESPEAAAARELEEETGWRADGLTELIRSEPAAGIMDSRHYVFRVHNAVRIGEPTERNESDRIEWIPLADVPGMIARHEIVSGITLVGLQQALLQEC; from the coding sequence GTGCGATGGGTGATTCACGGTGAGGCCGAGGTCTGGGGCAATCGATGGCTGAGCGTACGGCGGCTGGACGTCGAGCAACCTGATGGCGAGCGGTTCGACTACCACGCGGTCCGGCTGAAGGACATCGCCGCCGCGGTCGTGATCCGGGACGAGCACGTGCTGCTGATGTGGCGGCACCGGTTCCTGACCGACACGTGGGCCTGGGAGCTCCCGATGGGGATCATCGAGGCCGGCGAGAGTCCGGAGGCCGCGGCGGCGCGCGAGCTCGAGGAGGAGACCGGGTGGCGGGCCGACGGGCTCACCGAGCTCATCCGGTCCGAGCCGGCCGCCGGGATCATGGACTCCCGGCACTACGTGTTCCGGGTGCACAACGCGGTACGGATCGGGGAGCCGACGGAGCGGAACGAGTCGGACCGGATCGAGTGGATCCCGCTGGCCGACGTACCGGGGATGATCGCGCGGCACGAGATCGTCAGCGGGATCACGCTGGTCGGGCTCCAGCAGGCGTTGCTGCAGGAATGCTGA
- a CDS encoding WhiB family transcriptional regulator, producing the protein MSVSFLDVFTEVATSQDLPCRSYAPELFFAESPADVEYAKSLCTTCPLKAECLAGALERSEPWGVWGGELFVQGVVVPRKRPRGRPRKSDTVTAA; encoded by the coding sequence ATGAGCGTTAGCTTCCTCGATGTCTTCACCGAGGTTGCAACGTCGCAGGACCTGCCCTGTCGGTCCTACGCGCCAGAACTCTTCTTCGCCGAATCGCCGGCGGACGTCGAGTACGCAAAGTCTCTCTGCACGACCTGCCCGCTGAAGGCCGAGTGCCTGGCCGGAGCGCTCGAGCGTTCCGAGCCGTGGGGAGTGTGGGGTGGCGAGCTGTTCGTCCAAGGTGTGGTGGTTCCGCGCAAGCGGCCCCGTGGGCGTCCCCGCAAGAGCGACACCGTTACCGCAGCCTGA
- a CDS encoding ATP-dependent DNA helicase UvrD2: MSQPVSDLTRSASAEGLLEALDPEQRAVASTLHGPVVVMAGAGTGKTRAITHRIAYGVQTGTFDPVRVLAVTFTQRAAGEMRGRLAQLGVQGVQARTFHSAALRQARFFWPKVYGGELPPIADRKFPLLTEAASRCRVRVDTPALRDLAGEVEWAKVSNVRPDDYARLAPKSARTLAAFDPATIARIFAAYEDVKLERGRIDLEDVLLCAVALLAEDERVAAEIRRQYRTFVVDEYQDVSPLQQSLLDLWLGGREDVCVVGDPAQTIYSWAGAEPENLVRFASRHPSATVIKLVRDYRSTPQIVDVANKILDAAGPTGLPGRVTLRSQKEAGPTPAYREYSDEVAEADAVARAVVKLRDDGMALRDIAVLFRTNAQSENFEQALAERKIPTVLKGAERFFERAEIRQAAVLLRGQAKAGDLSDDLVTTVTGVLGGAGWTPEPPTGTGAVRDRWESLSALVTMTSDFAAANPEARLPELMAELDRRASIQHAPLAEGVTLATLHAAKGLEWECVFIVGAHEGTLPITYAQTPAQVEEERRLFYVGVTRAKQQLSVSWSTSRSPGGRGTRGPTRFLDPIGVRTARTEWTPSSPTSFERPSSAPRSSRPIPKCRVCGRGLLDPGARKLGRCEDCPSNIDQKLYDALIEWRTEQAESERMPAFVILTDATLTAIAETRPADAQALRQIPGIGHTKLAKYGEHILVLCTR, encoded by the coding sequence ATGTCTCAGCCCGTGAGCGACCTCACACGATCTGCCTCCGCCGAAGGCCTCCTGGAGGCTCTCGACCCGGAGCAGCGGGCCGTCGCGTCCACGTTGCACGGCCCGGTCGTGGTGATGGCCGGCGCCGGGACGGGCAAGACGCGGGCGATCACCCACCGGATCGCGTACGGCGTCCAGACCGGGACCTTCGACCCGGTGCGCGTGCTGGCGGTGACGTTCACCCAGCGAGCGGCGGGGGAGATGCGCGGGCGGCTCGCGCAGCTCGGCGTCCAGGGCGTGCAGGCTCGCACGTTCCACTCCGCCGCGCTCCGGCAGGCCCGCTTCTTCTGGCCCAAGGTGTACGGCGGGGAGCTGCCGCCGATCGCGGACCGGAAGTTTCCGCTGCTGACCGAGGCCGCGTCCCGCTGCCGGGTCCGGGTGGACACGCCCGCCCTGCGCGACCTGGCCGGTGAGGTCGAGTGGGCCAAGGTGAGCAACGTCCGGCCGGACGACTACGCGCGGCTGGCGCCCAAGTCGGCCCGCACGCTGGCCGCCTTCGACCCGGCGACGATCGCGCGCATCTTCGCGGCGTACGAGGACGTGAAGCTGGAGCGCGGGCGGATCGATCTCGAGGACGTGCTGCTCTGCGCGGTCGCGTTGCTCGCGGAGGACGAGCGGGTGGCCGCGGAGATCCGCCGGCAGTACCGGACGTTCGTAGTGGACGAGTACCAGGACGTGTCGCCGCTGCAGCAGAGTCTGCTCGACCTGTGGCTGGGCGGCCGGGAGGACGTCTGCGTGGTCGGTGATCCGGCGCAGACCATCTACTCGTGGGCCGGCGCCGAGCCGGAGAACCTGGTGCGCTTCGCGTCCAGGCACCCGTCGGCCACGGTGATCAAGCTGGTCCGGGACTACCGGTCGACGCCGCAGATCGTCGACGTGGCGAACAAGATCCTCGACGCGGCCGGCCCGACCGGTCTGCCCGGGCGGGTGACGCTGCGGTCGCAGAAGGAGGCCGGTCCGACGCCGGCCTACCGCGAGTACTCCGACGAGGTCGCGGAGGCGGACGCGGTGGCGCGGGCGGTCGTGAAGCTGCGCGACGACGGCATGGCGTTGCGCGACATCGCCGTACTGTTCCGGACCAATGCGCAGTCGGAGAACTTCGAGCAGGCCCTGGCCGAGCGGAAGATCCCGACCGTGCTGAAGGGGGCGGAGCGGTTCTTCGAGCGGGCCGAGATCCGCCAGGCCGCCGTGCTGCTGCGGGGGCAGGCCAAGGCGGGGGATCTGTCCGACGACCTGGTGACCACGGTGACCGGCGTGCTCGGCGGGGCCGGGTGGACGCCGGAGCCGCCGACCGGCACCGGGGCGGTCCGGGACCGGTGGGAGTCGTTGAGCGCGCTGGTGACGATGACCTCCGACTTCGCCGCCGCCAACCCGGAGGCGAGGCTGCCCGAGCTGATGGCGGAGCTGGACCGGCGGGCGTCGATCCAGCACGCGCCGCTGGCGGAGGGGGTCACGCTGGCGACGCTGCACGCGGCCAAGGGGCTGGAGTGGGAGTGTGTCTTCATCGTCGGGGCGCATGAGGGGACTCTGCCGATCACGTACGCCCAGACGCCGGCGCAGGTAGAAGAGGAGCGGCGGCTGTTCTATGTGGGGGTGACGCGGGCCAAGCAGCAGCTGTCCGTCAGTTGGTCCACGTCGCGCTCACCGGGCGGGCGCGGGACCCGCGGTCCGACCCGCTTCCTCGACCCGATCGGCGTCCGTACGGCGCGGACCGAGTGGACCCCGTCGTCCCCCACCAGCTTCGAGCGCCCGTCGAGCGCCCCGCGCTCCAGCCGCCCGATCCCGAAGTGCCGGGTCTGCGGCCGCGGCCTGCTCGATCCGGGCGCCCGCAAGCTCGGCCGCTGCGAGGACTGCCCGTCCAACATCGACCAGAAGCTGTACGACGCCCTGATCGAGTGGCGCACCGAGCAGGCCGAGTCGGAGCGCATGCCGGCCTTCGTGATCCTCACCGACGCGACGCTGACGGCCATCGCCGAGACCCGCCCGGCCGACGCCCAGGCGCTCCGCCAGATCCCTGGCATCGGCCACACGAAGCTGGCCAAGTACGGCGAGCACATCCTCGTCCTCTGCACCCGCTGA
- a CDS encoding mycoredoxin, producing MAAFTMYSTPWCGYCHRLKGQLKRAGIEFTEVDIEQVPGAAQLVEKINNGNQTVPTVVFPDGTAMTNPSLAQVAEKLVA from the coding sequence ATGGCTGCTTTCACCATGTACTCGACGCCGTGGTGCGGCTACTGCCACCGCCTCAAGGGCCAGCTCAAGCGCGCGGGCATCGAGTTCACCGAGGTCGACATCGAGCAGGTCCCCGGGGCCGCTCAGCTGGTCGAGAAGATCAACAACGGCAACCAGACGGTCCCGACCGTGGTCTTCCCCGACGGCACGGCGATGACCAACCCGTCGCTCGCCCAGGTCGCGGAGAAGCTCGTCGCCTGA
- the nudC gene encoding NAD(+) diphosphatase, whose amino-acid sequence MAYSITPGSLALSRSVLDRAADRRRDDGWLEKAWGTSDTQVVAVVGDKVQVVEDRSALRFVPPAEAPEGIRIFLGIDRESGAGMTAEGRAVFGVLVQGEADESYGGLRELGALLDDRDAGIAVNVIGLSNWHAVHTHCANCGEHTEVVEAGHVRRCPNCGLSHFPRSDPAIIVLVTDDQDRALLGRNEAWPAGRYSTLAGFVEPGESLEAAVRREVLEETGVIVGPEIEYAGSQPWPLPSSLMLGFYAKATGFEIDVDQDEIAEAKWFTREDLRALVDAGTMALPGAISISRRLIEGWYGESLTGSW is encoded by the coding sequence GTGGCCTACTCCATTACTCCTGGTTCGCTAGCCCTGTCCCGATCGGTCCTGGACCGCGCCGCCGACCGCCGCCGTGACGACGGCTGGCTGGAGAAGGCGTGGGGTACGTCGGACACGCAGGTGGTCGCCGTCGTCGGTGACAAGGTCCAGGTGGTCGAGGACCGCTCCGCACTGCGGTTCGTGCCACCGGCCGAGGCGCCCGAGGGCATCCGGATCTTCCTGGGCATCGACCGGGAGTCCGGGGCCGGCATGACCGCCGAGGGCCGTGCTGTCTTCGGCGTGCTGGTCCAGGGTGAGGCAGACGAGTCGTACGGCGGCCTGCGCGAGCTGGGCGCCCTGCTGGACGACCGTGACGCCGGCATCGCGGTCAACGTGATCGGACTGTCCAACTGGCACGCCGTCCACACCCACTGCGCGAACTGCGGCGAGCACACCGAGGTGGTGGAGGCCGGCCACGTCCGGCGCTGCCCGAACTGCGGTCTGTCGCACTTCCCGCGCAGCGACCCGGCGATCATCGTGCTCGTCACCGACGACCAGGACCGCGCCCTGCTCGGCCGCAACGAGGCGTGGCCTGCCGGTCGGTACTCCACGCTGGCCGGTTTCGTCGAGCCGGGCGAGTCGCTGGAGGCCGCCGTACGGCGTGAGGTTCTCGAGGAGACCGGTGTGATCGTCGGCCCCGAGATCGAGTACGCCGGAAGCCAGCCGTGGCCGTTGCCGTCCAGCCTGATGCTCGGGTTCTACGCGAAGGCGACGGGCTTCGAGATCGACGTGGACCAGGACGAGATCGCCGAGGCCAAATGGTTCACCCGGGAAGACCTCCGTGCGCTGGTCGACGCCGGCACGATGGCCCTCCCGGGTGCGATCTCGATCTCCCGCCGCCTGATCGAAGGCTGGTACGGCGAGAGCCTCACCGGGAGCTGGTGA
- the deoD gene encoding purine-nucleoside phosphorylase, giving the protein MSIHIAAEKGQIAPRVLFPGDPLRAKWIAETYLDDVFCYTEIRNMFGFTGTYKGERISVQGSGMGQPSASIYANELFAEYDVQTLIRVGTCGALTESVRVRDVIVAMSASTDSQMNQLRFHGIDYAPTADYKLLRAAVDAAEAAGLNVHVGQVFSGDLFYNDRADLVARTAEYGVLGIEMEAAALYTLAAKFGRRALGIMTVSDHLITKEETSAEERQTTFSEMITIALDAAIEVPV; this is encoded by the coding sequence ATGAGTATTCACATCGCCGCTGAGAAGGGGCAGATCGCACCACGGGTGCTGTTCCCGGGGGACCCACTGCGGGCCAAGTGGATCGCGGAGACCTACCTGGACGACGTGTTCTGCTACACCGAGATCCGGAACATGTTCGGGTTCACCGGCACCTACAAGGGTGAGCGGATCTCCGTGCAGGGCTCCGGCATGGGCCAGCCGTCCGCGTCCATCTACGCGAACGAGCTGTTCGCGGAGTACGACGTACAGACCCTGATCCGGGTCGGGACGTGCGGTGCGCTGACCGAGTCCGTCCGGGTCCGCGACGTGATCGTGGCGATGTCCGCGAGCACCGACTCGCAGATGAACCAGCTGCGCTTCCACGGCATCGACTACGCGCCGACCGCGGACTACAAGCTGCTCCGCGCGGCGGTGGACGCGGCCGAGGCGGCCGGACTGAACGTGCACGTCGGCCAGGTGTTCTCCGGCGACCTGTTCTACAACGACCGCGCCGACCTGGTCGCGCGGACCGCGGAGTACGGCGTCCTCGGCATCGAGATGGAGGCGGCGGCGCTGTACACGCTGGCGGCGAAGTTCGGTCGCCGGGCGCTCGGCATCATGACGGTGTCGGACCACCTGATCACCAAGGAGGAGACGAGCGCGGAAGAGCGCCAGACGACCTTCTCGGAGATGATCACCATCGCCCTCGACGCGGCGATCGAGGTGCCGGTCTGA
- a CDS encoding TetR/AcrR family transcriptional regulator produces MAVTSASATEPDRPARVSGIDKIERRRIALAESALKTLGELGYARTSLREIANNSEFTHGVVHYYFRDKIDLISYCVRYYKTKCARRYDEVVETATSGDELVTGFLGKMTQTLVEETPMHKLWYDLRAQSMFEEQLRPDVEAIDQLLEEMIWRILSRYGDLTATTPTVDAPTAYALVDGLFEQAVVGYAANPEKAPDLLTDRILQVLPKLLAA; encoded by the coding sequence GTGGCAGTGACGTCAGCGAGCGCGACCGAACCGGACCGACCAGCCCGCGTTTCCGGGATCGACAAGATCGAGCGCCGCCGGATCGCGCTGGCCGAGTCGGCGCTCAAGACCCTCGGCGAGCTCGGGTACGCACGGACCAGCCTGCGGGAGATCGCGAACAACTCCGAGTTCACCCACGGCGTCGTGCACTACTACTTCCGCGACAAGATCGACCTGATCAGCTACTGCGTGCGGTATTACAAGACCAAGTGCGCGCGGCGGTACGACGAAGTGGTCGAGACCGCGACGTCCGGGGACGAGCTGGTCACCGGGTTCCTGGGCAAGATGACCCAGACGCTGGTCGAAGAGACCCCGATGCACAAGCTCTGGTACGACCTGCGCGCGCAGAGCATGTTCGAGGAGCAGCTCCGCCCGGACGTCGAGGCCATCGACCAGCTGCTCGAAGAGATGATCTGGCGGATCCTCAGCCGGTACGGCGATCTCACCGCGACCACGCCGACCGTCGACGCGCCAACGGCGTACGCACTCGTCGACGGCCTGTTCGAGCAGGCCGTGGTCGGCTACGCCGCGAACCCGGAGAAGGCCCCGGACCTGCTGACGGATCGCATCCTGCAGGTCCTGCCCAAACTGCTCGCAGCGTAG
- a CDS encoding SDR family NAD(P)-dependent oxidoreductase yields MGSLDLSGRKALVTGGAQGLGEGMAKALAAAGAKVVISDLQKDAGEKVADALDSEYGAGNGFVAHDITDDAQWENAVVAANDIMGGLDILVNNAGIEITSLLTEVTADDVRKMLEVNVLGTTLGIKWGLRTMRPEGLAGQGGAIINIASVAATIAFPGIAVYSATKSAVDRLTKVAAMESGKLGYGVRVNCLYPGLVPTAMGMGLANDCAQLGLFESPEAAVGAVIALTPAGRLGEVADMADAVVFLASDESRFITGIGLPVDGGMGM; encoded by the coding sequence ATGGGTTCACTCGATCTCTCCGGCCGCAAGGCCCTCGTCACCGGCGGCGCCCAGGGGCTGGGCGAAGGCATGGCGAAGGCCCTCGCGGCAGCCGGCGCGAAAGTCGTGATCAGCGACCTGCAGAAGGACGCCGGCGAGAAGGTCGCCGACGCGCTGGACAGCGAGTACGGAGCGGGTAACGGCTTCGTCGCGCACGACATCACCGACGACGCCCAGTGGGAGAACGCGGTCGTCGCGGCCAACGACATCATGGGCGGCCTCGACATCCTGGTGAACAACGCGGGGATCGAGATCACCAGCCTGCTCACCGAGGTCACCGCCGACGACGTCCGCAAGATGCTCGAGGTCAACGTCCTCGGCACCACGCTCGGCATCAAGTGGGGTCTGCGCACGATGCGTCCCGAGGGCCTGGCCGGTCAGGGCGGCGCGATCATCAACATCGCGTCGGTCGCCGCGACCATCGCGTTCCCGGGGATCGCGGTCTACTCCGCGACCAAGTCCGCGGTCGACCGCCTCACCAAGGTCGCCGCGATGGAGTCCGGCAAGCTCGGCTACGGCGTCCGCGTGAACTGCCTGTACCCCGGTCTGGTCCCGACCGCGATGGGGATGGGCCTGGCCAACGACTGCGCGCAGCTCGGGCTGTTCGAGTCCCCCGAGGCCGCCGTCGGCGCTGTCATCGCCCTGACACCGGCCGGCCGGCTCGGCGAGGTCGCGGACATGGCCGACGCGGTCGTCTTCCTGGCATCGGACGAGTCCCGGTTCATCACCGGCATCGGCCTGCCCGTCGACGGCGGAATGGGCATGTGA